A genomic region of Phragmites australis chromosome 2, lpPhrAust1.1, whole genome shotgun sequence contains the following coding sequences:
- the LOC133909115 gene encoding ubiquitin-conjugating enzyme E2 7, whose translation MAATTSQASLLLQKQLKDLAKHPVDGFSAGLVDDSNMFEWQVTIIGPPDTLYDGGYFNAIMSFPQNYPNSPPSVRFTSEMWHPNVYPDGRVCISILHPPGEDPNGYELASERWTPVHTVESIVLSIISMLSSPNDESPANIEAAKEWREKREDFKKKVRRIVRKSQEMF comes from the exons ATGGCGGCCACCACCAGCCAGGCGAGCCTCCTCCTCCAGAAACAGCTCAAAG ATCTCGCGAAGCACCCGGTGGATGGGTTCTCGGCTGGGCTGGTCGACGACAGCAACATGTTCGAGTGGCAGGTCACCATCATCGGTCCACCCGACACCCTATA TGATGGAGGCTACTTTAATGCAATAATGAGTTTCCCGCAAAATTATCCAAACAGTCCACCATCAGTCAGATTTACTTCTGAAATGTGGCATCCAAATG TTTATCCGGATGGGCGGGTGTGCATTTCTATTCTTCATCCACCGGGTGAAGATCCCAATGGCTATGAGCTTGCGAGTGAGCGTTGGACACCAGTGCACACG GTTGAGAGTATAGTTCTGAGCATTATCTCGATGCTTTCTAGTCCAAATGATGAATCGCCAGCAAATATTGAGGCAGCT AAGGAATggagggagaagagggaggacttCAAGAAAAAGGTTAGGCGCATCGTGCGGAAATCACAGGAAATGTTCTGA
- the LOC133910155 gene encoding zinc finger protein 1-like: MTLTRQEAEESKEMDSLRVHADALLSLSGSAKPSTTSPAASRRAMAAEGVFECKTCSKRFTSFQALGGHRTSHTRLQARMLGDPAGAAAERDRARVHECAVCGLEFSMGQALGGHMRRHRSEAPPDAADGAAQPDQAMPDLNFPPLEDDGGSDGQGQEQSADNSSEPRLLNLLV; the protein is encoded by the coding sequence ATGACGCTGACGAGACAAGAAGCGGAGGAGAGCAAGGAGATGGACAGCCTGCGGGTGCACGCCGACGCGCTGCTCTCGCTGTCGGGCAGCGCCAAGCCATCTACGACTTCGCCGGCTGCGAGCAGGAGGGCGATGGCGGCCGAGGGCGTGTTCGAGTGCAAGACGTGCAGCAAGCGGTTCACATCGTTCCAGGCGCTCGGCGGGCACCGCACCAGCCACACGCGGCTGCAGGCGCGGATGCTCGGCGACCCGGCCGGCGCCGCGGCCGAGAGGGACAGGGCGCGGGTGCACGAGTGCGCCGTCTGCGGGCTCGAGTTCTCCATGGGCCAGGCGCTTGGAGGCCACATGCGACGGCACAGGAGCGAGGCGCCGCCAGACGCGGCCGACGGAGCCGCGCAGCCGGACCAGGCCATGCCGGACCTCAACTTCCCGCCGTTGGAGGATGACGGCGGCAGCGATGGCCAAGGTCAAGAACAATCGGCTGATAACAGCTCGGAGCCTCGGCTGCTCAACCTGCTTGTGTAG
- the LOC133909112 gene encoding protein SOSEKI 4-like — MAVVVASSRARAEQARLQWQEQESRSPEMAAPPRPPRPRPARAAVVYYLSRNGHLEHPHFMEVLLSCPDGLYLRDVIDRLDALRGKGMARMYSWASKRSYRNGFVWHDLADDDLIHPVVGREYVLKGTERLHPVPLPLLDAAVESSSTSCGLQETATSSSSASWGHGRPSHRKKSASACGPAEIVEYIVYKGEERAADAATQTEDSGRGRRHQRSAQAAVVHDELSRAETSPPTASTSPETLEALIKADGRVVAAVSGSGRARASSVLMQLVSCGSVSVKGAHASPVMPRAHHRARPPRPTASSAVAAAEVPAYRAKIVEDKEYFSGSIVEMPRRSPADDASQDLAVLRRSSSYNADRVIKLELAKEAGDLHDRCIPRKPKSKKDGYMFISGKGIIKADNNFVGR; from the exons atggcagtggtggtggcgaGCAGCAGGGCGAGAGCGGAGCAGGCGAGGCTGCAGTGGCAGGAGCAGGAGTCGAGGAGCCCTGAGATGGCGGCGCCGCCgaggccgccgcggccgcggccggcgaGGGCGGCCGTCGTGTACTACCTGTCGAGGAACGGGCACCTCGAGCACCCGCACTTCATGGAGGTCTTGCTCTCCTGCCCCGACGGCCTCTACCTCCGAG ATGTGATCGACCGACTCGACGCGCTGAGGGGCAAGGGGATGGCGCGCATGTACTCGTGGGCGTCCAAGAG GAGCTACCGGAATGGGTTCGTGTGGCACGACCTGGCGGACGATGATCTCATCCACCCGGTGGTCGGACGGGAGTACGTGCTCAAGGGCACCGAACGCCTGCACCCGGTGCCGCTCCCGCTGCTCGACGCGGCCGTCGAGTCCTCGTCGACGTCCTGCGGCTTGCAGGAAACGGCCACCTCGTCATCCTCTGCCAGCTGGGGGCACGGCAGGCCGTCGCACCGGAAAAAGAGCGCCAGCGCGTGCGGCCCAGCGGAGATTGTCGAGTACATTGTGTACAAGGGCGAGGAGCGCGCCGCGGACGCCGCGACGCAGACTGAGGACAGCGGCCGCGGCCGCAGGCACCAAAGGAGCGCCCAGGCCGCGGTTGTGCATGACGAGCTCAGCAGGGCGGAGACGTCGCCGCCGACGGCGTCCACCAGCCCCGAGACGCTCGAGGCGCTGATCAAGGCGGACGGCCGCGTCGTGGCGGCCgtcagcggcagcggcagggcCAGGGCGTCCTCCGTGCTCATGCAGCTGGTTTCGTGCGGGTCCGTGTCTGTGAAGGGCGCGCACGCCTCTCCGGTGATGCCGCGAGCGCATCACCGAGCGCGGCCACCCCGCCCGACAGCGTCCTCGGCCGTCGCGGCCGCGGAGGTACCTGCCTACCGCGCGAAGATCGTAGAGGACAAGGAGTACTTCAGCGGGAGCATCGTGGAGATGCCAAGGCGCTCGCCGGCCGACGACGCGTCCCAGGACCTGGCCGTTCTCCGGCGGTCTTCGTCGTACAACGCCGACAG GGTGATAAAGCTGGAGTTGGCAAAGGAGGCCGGGGACCTGCATGACAGGTGCATCCCTCGCAAGCCCAAGAGCAAGAAAGACGGCTACATGTTTATCTCCGGCAAGGGAATAATAAAGGCTGACAACAATTTCGTTGGCAGATGA
- the LOC133909114 gene encoding histone H2B.11: MAPKAEKKPAEKKPVEEKAEKKPKAEKRVPGAGKEGGDKKGRKKAKKSVETYKIYIFKVLKQVHPDIGISSKAMSIMNSFINDIFEKLAQEAARLARYNKKPTITSREIQTSVRLVLPGELAKHAVSEGTKAVTKFTSA; encoded by the coding sequence ATGGCGCCCAAGGCCGAGAAGAAGCCCGCGGAGAAGAAGCCGGTGGAGGAGAAGGCCGAGAAGAAGCCCAAGGCGGAGAAGCGCGTGCCAGGCGCCGGCAAGGAGGGCGGCGACAAGAAGGGGAGGAAGAAGGCCAAGAAGAGCGTTGAGACCTACAAGATCTACATCTTCAAGGTGCTCAAGCAGGTGCACCCGGACATCGGGATCTCCTCCAAGGCCATGTCcatcatgaactccttcatcaACGACATCTTCGAGAAGCTCGCGCAGGAGGCCGCCCGCCTCGCCCGCTACAACAAGAAGCCCACCATCACCTCCCGGGAGATCCAGACCTCGGTGCGCCTCGTCCTCCCCGGCGAGCTCGCCAAGCACGCCGTCTCCGAGGGCACCAAGGCTGTTACTAAGTTCACCTCGGCTTAG
- the LOC133910156 gene encoding pentatricopeptide repeat-containing protein At5g42450, mitochondrial-like, whose amino-acid sequence MPHRDVVSATAAIGALTRRGRHRDALALFSRVLADGIAPNEFTFGTVLRSATALRAPRVGAQLQACAAKLGLCSNVFVGSALLDHYAKMGGMREAQGALEDTREPNVVSYTALIAGFLKNGMFEDAALVFRCMPERNVISWNAMISGCSQAGLSEEAVNLFLEMCREGITPNESTFPSVLTSVANAGALGVGRSVHASAIKFLGKLDVYVGNSLVTFYARCGSLEDSVLAFKKINQKNVVSWNALICGYAQNGRGEEALDAYKAMRATGLKPDNVTLLGLLFGCNHAGLVDEGHSLFKAAEMEQPGILKPEHYACVVDLLSRAKRFDDAKRFLEELPFEPGIGFWKALIGGCQIHWSRELAESVAKRIHMLDPKDTSSYILLSNVYSAAGSWQSVSMIRREIKEKGLKRITGCSWIEVQDKVHVFFNGDCRHPRSDEIYSILEACLYKRDDDGHEHSAV is encoded by the coding sequence ATGCCGCACCGGGACGTCGTCTCGGCCACGGCCGCCATCGGCGCGCTCACCCGCCGCGGCCGGCACCGCGACGCCCTCGCCCTGTTCTCTCGAGTGCTCGCCGACGGCATCGCGCCCAACGAGTTCACCTTCGGCACCGTCCTCCGCTCGGCCACCGCGCTGCGCGCCCCGCGCGTGggcgcgcagctccaagccTGTGCCGCCAAGCTCGGACTCTGCTCCAACGTCTTCGTCGGCAGCGCTCTCCTCGACCACTACGCCAAGATGGGCGGCATGAGGGAAGCCCAGGGTGCGCTCGAGGATACCCGTGAGCCGAACGTGGTCTCTTACACCGCGCTCATTGCGGGTTTTCTGAAGAACGGGATGTTTGAGGACGCAGCCCTGGTGTTCCGGTGCATGCCAGAGAGGAACGTGATCTCTTGGAATGCGATGATCAGCGGATGCAGCCAAGCCGGTCTCAGCGAGGAGGCTGTCAATCTGTTCCTGGAAATGTGTCGAGAAGGCATCACGCCGAATGAAAGCACGTTCCCTTCCGTGCTCACATCTGTTGCCAATGCCGGGGCACTTGGCGTTGGTCGAAGCGTCCATGCATCGGCCATTAAGTTCTTGGGCAAGCTTGACGTTTATGTGGGCAATTCTCTTGTGACCTTCTATGCCAGGTGCGGCAGCTTGGAGGACAGTGTCCTAGCGTTCAAAAAGATCAACCAAAAGAATGTGGTATCCTGGAACGCGCTGATATGCGGGTATGCGCAGAatgggaggggagaggaggctTTGGATGCTTACAAGGCAATGAGAGCAACCGGCCTGAAGCCAGATAATGTCACTCTTCTCGGCTTGCTGTTTGGTTGCAACCATGCTGGCCTGGTTGACGAGGGCCATTCATTGTTCAAGGCTGCTGAGATGGAGCAGCCCGGCATACTGAAGCCTGAGCATTATGCTTGTGTAGTTGATCTACTGTCTCGAGCCAAGCGGTTCGACGACGCCAAGAGGTTTCTTGAGGAGCTACCCTTTGAGCCTGGCATTGGGTTCTGGAAAGCGTTGATAGGAGGCTGTCAGATTCACTGGAGCAGGGAGCTGGCTGAGAGCGTCGCAAAGCGCATTCATATGCTGGATCCGAAGGACACATCCTCCTATATTCTTCTCTCTAATGTTTACTCTGCGGCAGGAAGCTGGCAAAGCGTGTCCATGATCAGGAGGGAGATTAAGGAGAAGGGGCTGAAGAGGATCACTGGCTGCAGTTGGATTGAGGTCCAGGACAAGGTCCATGTCTTCTTCAATGGAGACTGTAGACATCCTCGGAGTGATGAAATTTACTCGATCCTAGAAGCATGTCTGTATAAAAGGGACGATGATGGACATGAACACTCAGCTGTATGA